One segment of Herbaspirillum hiltneri N3 DNA contains the following:
- a CDS encoding OmpW/AlkL family protein — protein MKQQFSLLPKIAALSIAAAFAAPAMAQTAGSNIVNLGWFHFTPQDSSEGLTKSNGPGAGFFPNSHSSVGNADTVGIAFTHFFTDNVALTADLGLPPKFKLTGQGDLAGLGELGTAKQWSPAIVAKYFFGDGTSKFRPFVGAGLTYVWYSDVKLSSAFQNRAALNTGAAGGNASASLSSSWAPVLNVGATYNFNDRWSASLSVSYIPLKTDADITGNPGGAAAALGPQRYKTSITLDPIVSFLSVGYKF, from the coding sequence ATGAAGCAACAATTTTCCCTTTTGCCCAAAATCGCTGCGCTGTCCATTGCTGCCGCTTTTGCTGCGCCGGCCATGGCGCAAACCGCCGGCAGCAATATCGTCAATCTCGGCTGGTTTCATTTCACACCTCAAGACTCCAGTGAAGGCCTGACCAAGTCCAATGGCCCAGGCGCCGGATTTTTCCCCAATAGCCATTCTTCGGTCGGCAATGCAGATACCGTCGGTATCGCATTTACTCACTTCTTCACCGACAACGTTGCGCTGACTGCCGATTTGGGCCTGCCGCCAAAATTCAAGCTGACCGGTCAAGGTGATTTGGCTGGACTCGGTGAATTGGGAACTGCGAAGCAATGGAGCCCTGCAATTGTCGCCAAGTATTTCTTCGGCGACGGGACCAGCAAGTTCCGTCCGTTCGTCGGCGCTGGTTTGACTTATGTCTGGTACTCGGACGTCAAACTGTCGAGCGCTTTCCAGAATCGTGCAGCACTGAATACAGGCGCCGCAGGTGGCAACGCGAGCGCGTCCCTGAGCTCGTCGTGGGCGCCGGTGCTGAACGTGGGTGCGACTTATAACTTCAATGACCGCTGGTCGGCGAGTCTGTCGGTTTCCTATATTCCTCTGAAGACCGATGCTGACATCACGGGCAATCCAGGTGGCGCCGCAGCTGCGCTGGGACCGCAACGTTACAAGACAAGCATCACGCTCGATCCTATCGTCAGCTTCCTGTCTGTTGGCTACAAGTTCTAA
- a CDS encoding flavin reductase family protein, which translates to MHSRSPRATTRAFDATHFRRALSQFATGVTVITTRLDDGTLLGLTASSFNSVSLSPPLVLWSLSEQASSMPVFSGNSHYVINILGAGQVALAEQFSRKSTDRFNGVEYTLSRTGQPVLKGVSAWFECHNRSRYPEGDHVIFVGEVEHCEVTPQAPLIFHDGRFICVDTQ; encoded by the coding sequence ATGCATTCTCGCTCCCCGCGCGCCACCACGCGCGCTTTCGACGCAACCCATTTCCGCAGGGCATTGTCCCAGTTCGCGACCGGCGTCACCGTCATCACCACGCGCCTGGACGACGGCACTTTGCTCGGACTGACCGCGAGCTCGTTCAATTCGGTGTCGCTGTCGCCGCCGCTGGTGCTGTGGAGCCTTTCCGAACAAGCCAGCAGCATGCCGGTTTTTTCCGGCAACTCGCATTACGTGATCAATATCCTTGGCGCCGGACAAGTGGCGCTGGCGGAACAGTTCTCGCGCAAGTCCACTGATCGTTTTAACGGCGTCGAATACACGTTGTCGCGTACCGGCCAACCCGTGCTCAAAGGCGTCTCCGCATGGTTCGAATGTCATAACCGCAGCCGCTATCCGGAAGGCGATCATGTGATTTTTGTTGGCGAGGTTGAGCACTGTGAAGTGACGCCACAGGCCCCATTGATTTTTCATGATGGACGCTTCATTTGCGTGGATACGCAATAG
- the msrA gene encoding peptide-methionine (S)-S-oxide reductase MsrA, whose product MSTSTETAILGGGCFWCLEAVYQQLKGVQHVESGYTGGHVQNPTYEQVCNGDTGHAEVVKLSFDPALISFREILEVFFTIHDPTTLNRQGNDVGTQYRSVIYYDSPAQRDTAKHIIAEMALVWDAPLVTELSPVETYYKAEDYHQNYFQQHPFQGYCAFVVAPKLAKFREVFAAKSKQE is encoded by the coding sequence GTGAGTACTTCAACTGAAACAGCAATTCTCGGCGGCGGGTGTTTTTGGTGTCTGGAGGCGGTGTACCAGCAACTCAAGGGCGTGCAGCACGTGGAGTCCGGTTATACAGGCGGTCACGTGCAGAACCCGACCTACGAACAAGTCTGCAATGGCGACACCGGTCATGCAGAAGTGGTGAAGCTGAGCTTCGATCCGGCGCTGATCAGTTTTCGGGAAATTCTGGAAGTTTTCTTCACCATCCACGACCCTACCACGCTCAATCGCCAGGGCAACGACGTCGGCACGCAGTATCGCTCGGTGATTTACTACGATTCGCCTGCGCAGCGTGATACGGCCAAGCACATCATCGCTGAGATGGCGTTGGTATGGGATGCGCCGCTCGTGACGGAATTGAGTCCGGTCGAAACGTACTACAAGGCCGAGGACTACCATCAGAATTATTTTCAGCAGCATCCGTTCCAGGGATACTGCGCATTCGTAGTGGCGCCGAAGCTGGCTAAATTCCGTGAAGTGTTTGCCGCCAAGAGCAAGCAGGAGTAG
- a CDS encoding SAM-dependent methyltransferase — MFWEKKLAAWVDDVRHATALPLRLELWNGSRFDFSDNAPQVTLRVPHVSALPYLLRPSLSNLGEAYVEGKIDVDGPVTSIINVANLLAAKTLKAEGKLSRIVRTVRHSKEKDAEAIRYHYDVSNEFYKLFLDENMVYSCAYFENGDEDLATAQIKKIDHILTKIKVRPGDKLLDIGCGWGALVLRAAQKFGAQCVGVTLSENQYALARERVEKAGLSDRIEIRLQDYRDVTGTFDRITSVGMFEHVGLKNLPMYFAHINSLLADDGLVMNHGITSTDIENGESPYGGGEFVDKYVFPAGELPHVSLVLKTMQQGGLEVFDVENLRRHYARTCAIWADNFETRAEEIKKLTDEKRYRIWRVYLAGSAHGFDKDWISLYQVVCGKANRPAVALPQSRRYIYDAQQ; from the coding sequence GTGTTCTGGGAAAAGAAGCTAGCAGCATGGGTGGACGACGTACGACACGCAACCGCACTGCCGTTGCGCCTCGAGTTATGGAACGGCAGCCGATTCGATTTCAGCGATAACGCGCCGCAAGTCACCTTGCGGGTGCCGCACGTCTCGGCGCTGCCCTACCTGCTCCGCCCCTCGCTCTCCAATCTGGGAGAAGCCTACGTCGAAGGCAAGATTGACGTTGACGGCCCCGTCACCAGCATCATCAATGTCGCCAATCTGCTCGCAGCCAAAACCCTGAAGGCTGAAGGAAAGCTGTCGCGCATCGTCCGCACCGTTCGCCACAGCAAGGAAAAAGACGCCGAGGCGATCCGCTACCACTATGACGTCTCCAATGAGTTTTACAAACTCTTCCTGGACGAGAACATGGTGTACTCCTGCGCCTACTTCGAGAACGGCGACGAAGACCTCGCCACCGCGCAGATCAAGAAGATCGACCATATCCTGACCAAGATCAAAGTGCGTCCGGGGGACAAGCTGCTCGACATCGGCTGCGGCTGGGGCGCGCTGGTGCTGCGCGCGGCGCAGAAATTCGGCGCGCAATGCGTGGGCGTCACCTTGTCCGAGAACCAGTATGCACTGGCCAGGGAGCGCGTTGAAAAAGCCGGTCTGAGCGACCGCATTGAAATCCGGCTGCAGGATTATCGCGATGTCACCGGCACCTTCGACCGGATCACCAGTGTCGGCATGTTCGAACACGTCGGCCTGAAGAACTTGCCGATGTACTTTGCGCATATCAACTCGCTGCTCGCCGATGATGGCCTGGTAATGAACCACGGGATCACGAGCACCGATATTGAAAATGGCGAATCGCCCTATGGCGGCGGAGAATTCGTCGACAAGTACGTCTTCCCGGCCGGCGAATTGCCGCATGTCAGCCTTGTGCTGAAGACAATGCAACAAGGCGGCCTGGAGGTCTTCGACGTTGAAAACCTGCGCCGCCACTACGCCAGGACCTGTGCTATCTGGGCCGACAATTTTGAAACCCGGGCCGAGGAAATCAAAAAGCTGACTGATGAAAAACGCTATCGCATCTGGCGCGTTTATCTTGCGGGCAGCGCGCATGGTTTCGACAAGGACTGGATTTCCCTGTACCAGGTCGTCTGCGGCAAAGCGAATCGACCTGCCGTGGCGTTGCCGCAGTCGCGACGCTATATCTACGACGCGCAGCAGTAA
- the pdxH gene encoding pyridoxamine 5'-phosphate oxidase, whose product MSIADLRKDYSRASLSENNVDADPIVQFSTWFDEALKAEIPEPNAMSVATVGADGRPSSRIVLLKQVDAGGFTWFTNYHSRKGRDIEEHPHVALLFHWVELERQVRIEGRIEQVTAAESDAYFFSRPLRSQLGAIASEQSSPVDKRETLEMQFTAAEQKYGAHPVRPAHWGGYRVIPEKIEFWQGRPSRLHDRIVYTRGADGAWSRQRLQP is encoded by the coding sequence ATGTCGATAGCAGATCTTCGCAAGGATTACAGCCGCGCCAGCTTGTCGGAAAACAACGTCGACGCCGATCCCATTGTTCAATTTTCAACATGGTTCGATGAAGCCTTGAAAGCGGAAATCCCGGAACCCAACGCCATGAGCGTGGCCACCGTCGGCGCCGACGGCCGCCCTTCATCGCGTATCGTGCTGCTCAAACAGGTCGACGCAGGCGGTTTCACCTGGTTCACCAACTATCACAGCCGCAAGGGACGCGACATTGAAGAGCATCCTCATGTCGCCTTATTGTTCCATTGGGTAGAACTAGAACGCCAGGTTCGCATCGAAGGAAGGATAGAGCAGGTCACTGCCGCCGAAAGCGACGCCTATTTCTTCAGCCGTCCGCTGCGCAGCCAACTGGGCGCCATCGCTTCCGAGCAAAGCTCCCCCGTCGACAAACGCGAAACACTGGAAATGCAATTCACTGCGGCGGAACAAAAATACGGTGCGCATCCGGTCCGCCCGGCGCACTGGGGCGGCTACCGCGTAATACCGGAAAAAATCGAATTCTGGCAAGGCCGGCCATCGCGCCTGCATGACCGCATTGTCTATACGCGCGGTGCAGACGGGGCATGGAGCCGGCAGCGCCTGCAGCCCTAG
- a CDS encoding YceI family protein: protein MKLKFALISLLAATSVTAFAADTYTIDPNHTYPSFEADHMGISVWRGKFTKTSGTVTLDRAAKTGSLDITIDASSVDFGHAKLNDHVKSADVFDVQKFPTATYKGTSIKFEGDKPVAVDGELTLHGVTKPVQLKINKFTCIQHPMLKREVCGADASGTFNRTDFGINYAVPPFSPEIKLAIQVEAIKSN from the coding sequence ATGAAACTGAAATTCGCCCTGATTTCCCTGCTGGCCGCGACATCGGTCACGGCCTTTGCCGCCGACACCTACACCATCGACCCCAACCACACCTATCCGAGCTTTGAAGCCGATCACATGGGCATTTCCGTGTGGCGCGGCAAGTTCACCAAGACTTCCGGCACCGTAACGCTGGACCGTGCAGCCAAGACCGGCTCGCTGGACATCACCATTGATGCCTCGTCGGTCGACTTCGGCCACGCCAAGCTCAACGATCACGTCAAAAGCGCCGACGTGTTCGACGTGCAGAAATTCCCGACCGCCACTTACAAGGGCACGTCGATCAAGTTCGAAGGCGACAAGCCCGTTGCAGTCGACGGCGAGCTGACCTTGCATGGCGTGACCAAGCCGGTGCAGCTGAAAATCAACAAGTTCACTTGCATCCAGCATCCTATGCTCAAGCGTGAAGTCTGCGGCGCCGATGCATCGGGCACTTTCAACCGTACCGACTTCGGCATCAACTACGCCGTGCCGCCGTTCTCACCGGAAATCAAGCTGGCTATCCAGGTGGAAGCGATCAAGTCCAACTAA
- a CDS encoding YceI family protein, with the protein MLGGIAVLGLVASTAAVAAPLKVDTAKSTVGAVFKQLNVPVDAKFKKFVAQIDFDSAKPEAAKASVDIDIASFDLGEAEYNKEVLKKEWFNAAQFPKATFVASAIKPTAGAPAGTKYDVTGKLTIKGKTADVHFPLTVKKEGGGQTFDGALPIKRLTFNIGESEWKDTGMVADEVTIKFHVVTTP; encoded by the coding sequence ATGCTCGGCGGCATCGCCGTCCTCGGCCTGGTTGCCTCCACGGCTGCAGTTGCCGCTCCGCTCAAAGTCGACACTGCCAAGAGCACTGTCGGCGCCGTCTTCAAGCAACTGAACGTGCCGGTCGATGCCAAATTCAAGAAATTCGTCGCGCAGATCGATTTCGACAGCGCCAAACCCGAGGCCGCCAAAGCCAGCGTAGACATCGACATCGCCAGTTTCGACCTGGGCGAAGCCGAGTACAACAAGGAAGTGCTGAAGAAGGAATGGTTCAACGCCGCGCAATTCCCCAAGGCCACCTTCGTCGCCAGCGCGATCAAGCCGACTGCTGGTGCACCGGCAGGTACCAAGTATGACGTCACCGGCAAGCTGACCATCAAGGGCAAGACTGCGGACGTACATTTCCCGCTGACGGTCAAGAAAGAAGGCGGCGGCCAGACTTTTGACGGCGCCTTGCCGATCAAGCGCCTGACGTTCAACATCGGCGAAAGCGAATGGAAAGACACCGGCATGGTTGCCGACGAAGTGACAATCAAGTTCCACGTCGTCACCACGCCCTGA
- a CDS encoding cytochrome b gives MERYTKPAILLHWLIALLIIAAFALGLTMTNIPGLTPTKLKYFSWHKWLGVTVLGLACLRLLWRLTHAAPVYPAEMPRWQQSAAHALHFLLYILIFAIPVSGYLYSLAAGIPVVYLGVLPLPVIIDPNPELKPLLKLVHYWLNMTLLAAVCLHVLAALKHQFIDRDGVLRRILP, from the coding sequence ATGGAACGCTACACAAAACCCGCCATCCTGTTGCACTGGCTCATTGCTCTGCTGATCATCGCCGCGTTCGCGCTCGGCCTGACCATGACCAATATTCCAGGCCTGACGCCGACCAAACTCAAGTACTTCTCCTGGCATAAATGGCTGGGCGTCACGGTGCTCGGCCTGGCCTGCCTGCGCTTGCTCTGGCGCCTGACCCATGCGGCGCCGGTATATCCGGCAGAAATGCCCCGCTGGCAGCAAAGCGCCGCCCACGCACTGCATTTCCTGCTGTACATCCTGATTTTTGCGATTCCGGTTTCCGGCTACCTGTACAGCCTTGCCGCCGGTATTCCCGTGGTCTATCTCGGCGTGCTGCCGCTGCCGGTAATCATCGATCCGAATCCCGAACTCAAACCTTTGCTCAAGCTGGTTCATTACTGGCTGAACATGACTTTGCTAGCCGCTGTCTGCCTGCATGTGCTGGCCGCCCTGAAGCATCAGTTCATCGATCGCGACGGTGTGCTCAGACGTATCCTGCCCTGA
- the purB gene encoding adenylosuccinate lyase has product MSLSALSALSPLDGRYAAKTDKLRPILSEAGFMHHRVKVEIAWLQALSAAGFAEIKPFSASATALLDKLAADFTEADAARIKEIEAVTNHDVKAVEYWLKEKVKDVPELVAASEFIHFACTSEDINNTSHGMMLKSARDTVVLPALQGLVAKLTELAHEHAAVPMMSRTHGQPASPTTLGKEIANVVARLQRAVKRIAAVEILGKMNGAVGNYNAHLSAYPETDWAAFSKNVIEQRLGLVFNPYTIQIEPHDYMAELFDAVARANTILLDLNRDVWGYISLGYFKQRTKAGEIGSSTMPHKVNPIDFENSEGNLGMANAVLKHLSEKLPVSRWQRDLTDSTVLRNIGVAFGYAVLAYDSCLRGLNKLEVNPTRLADDLDATWEVLAEPVQTVMRRYGIENPYEQLKELTRGKGISKDALRDFINGLAIPQSAKDHLLAMTPANYIGEAIALAKNI; this is encoded by the coding sequence ATGTCCCTTTCCGCACTTTCCGCTCTCTCCCCGCTCGACGGCCGTTATGCCGCCAAAACCGACAAGCTGCGCCCCATCCTGTCCGAAGCGGGCTTCATGCATCACCGGGTGAAAGTGGAAATTGCCTGGCTGCAAGCCTTGTCGGCTGCAGGCTTTGCCGAAATCAAGCCATTCTCCGCCAGCGCCACCGCACTGCTGGACAAGCTGGCAGCCGACTTCACGGAAGCCGACGCCGCTCGCATCAAGGAAATCGAAGCCGTCACCAACCATGACGTCAAGGCTGTCGAGTACTGGCTCAAGGAAAAGGTCAAGGACGTGCCGGAACTGGTCGCCGCCTCCGAATTCATCCACTTCGCCTGCACCTCCGAAGATATCAACAATACCTCGCACGGCATGATGCTCAAGTCCGCGCGCGACACCGTCGTGTTGCCTGCCTTGCAAGGCCTGGTCGCCAAGCTGACCGAACTGGCGCATGAACACGCCGCCGTGCCGATGATGTCGCGCACCCATGGCCAGCCGGCCAGCCCGACCACGCTGGGCAAGGAAATCGCCAACGTCGTCGCCCGTCTCCAGCGCGCGGTCAAGCGCATCGCCGCGGTCGAAATCCTTGGCAAGATGAACGGCGCCGTCGGCAACTACAACGCCCACCTCTCCGCCTATCCTGAAACCGACTGGGCGGCGTTTTCCAAGAACGTCATCGAACAACGCCTGGGTCTGGTGTTCAATCCGTACACCATCCAGATCGAGCCGCACGACTACATGGCCGAACTGTTCGATGCCGTGGCGCGCGCCAACACCATCCTGCTGGATCTGAACCGTGACGTCTGGGGTTACATTTCGCTGGGTTACTTCAAACAGCGCACCAAGGCCGGCGAAATCGGTTCGTCGACCATGCCGCACAAGGTCAATCCGATCGACTTCGAAAACTCCGAGGGCAACCTCGGCATGGCCAACGCCGTACTCAAGCATCTGTCGGAAAAACTGCCGGTCTCCCGCTGGCAGCGCGACCTGACCGACTCGACCGTACTGCGCAACATCGGCGTGGCGTTCGGCTATGCGGTACTGGCCTACGACAGCTGCCTGCGCGGCCTGAACAAGCTGGAAGTCAATCCGACGCGCCTGGCCGATGATCTGGACGCCACCTGGGAAGTTTTGGCCGAGCCCGTGCAAACCGTGATGCGTCGCTACGGCATCGAAAATCCGTATGAGCAATTGAAGGAACTGACCCGCGGCAAGGGCATTTCCAAGGATGCGCTGCGCGACTTCATCAACGGTCTGGCCATTCCGCAAAGCGCCAAGGACCATTTGCTGGCGATGACGCCGGCGAACTACATCGGCGAAGCGATCGCACTGGCCAAAAATATTTAA
- a CDS encoding glutathione S-transferase N-terminal domain-containing protein, with amino-acid sequence MKLIASLVSPYARKVRIVMAEKKIDFELVLEDVWSETTTIQQFNPLGKVPCLMMDDGGAMFDSRVISEYLDILTPVGKLMPTSGRERAEVKCWEALADGLLEAAILVRLEKKRPTRQQSPEWIKRQWSKVEAGLKAMSVGLGEKSYCVGNHYTLADVAVGCALGWLEFRFPETKWQDNYPELLRLYEKLSERQSFKDTFPQ; translated from the coding sequence ATGAAACTGATCGCCTCGCTGGTAAGCCCCTACGCTCGTAAAGTCCGCATTGTCATGGCGGAAAAAAAGATCGATTTCGAATTGGTGCTGGAAGACGTATGGAGTGAGACCACCACGATCCAGCAATTCAATCCCCTCGGCAAAGTGCCGTGCCTGATGATGGATGATGGCGGCGCCATGTTCGACTCGCGCGTGATTTCCGAATACCTCGACATTCTGACTCCGGTGGGCAAGCTGATGCCGACCAGCGGTCGCGAGCGTGCCGAAGTCAAATGCTGGGAAGCGCTGGCCGATGGCTTGCTCGAAGCGGCGATCCTGGTTCGTCTCGAAAAGAAGCGTCCGACGCGCCAGCAAAGTCCCGAATGGATCAAGCGGCAGTGGAGCAAAGTCGAGGCGGGATTGAAAGCGATGTCGGTCGGCCTGGGCGAAAAGAGCTATTGCGTCGGCAACCACTACACTCTGGCGGATGTCGCCGTGGGTTGCGCGTTGGGTTGGCTGGAATTCCGATTCCCTGAAACCAAGTGGCAAGACAACTATCCGGAGTTACTGCGTCTGTACGAGAAGCTGTCCGAACGCCAGTCCTTCAAGGACACGTTCCCGCAATAG
- the bfr gene encoding bacterioferritin — translation MKGDPAVIKLLNAQLTNELTAINQYFLHARMYKHWGFEKIAKKEYAESIGEMKHADKLIDRILMLDGLPNLQALHKLMIGENTSEMLQCDLNLEKAAHKTVKEGIATCEQHGDYVSRELFQMILDDTEEHIDWLETQLDIIDKIGIQNYLQTQIIAE, via the coding sequence ATGAAAGGCGATCCAGCGGTCATCAAGCTGCTCAATGCACAGCTCACCAACGAACTGACAGCGATCAACCAGTATTTTTTGCACGCCCGCATGTACAAGCACTGGGGCTTTGAAAAGATTGCGAAAAAAGAATACGCCGAGTCCATCGGTGAAATGAAACACGCCGACAAACTGATCGACCGCATTCTGATGCTGGACGGTTTGCCCAATCTGCAAGCGCTGCACAAGCTGATGATCGGCGAAAATACCTCCGAGATGCTGCAATGCGACCTGAACCTGGAAAAAGCCGCGCACAAGACCGTCAAGGAAGGCATCGCCACGTGCGAACAGCATGGCGACTATGTCTCGCGCGAACTGTTCCAGATGATCCTCGACGACACCGAAGAACACATCGACTGGCTCGAAACGCAGCTCGATATCATCGACAAAATCGGCATCCAGAACTATCTGCAAACGCAAATCATCGCAGAGTAA
- a CDS encoding ExbD/TolR family protein gives MAMGSLSDSDDDFNPEINTTPLVDVMLVLLIIFIITIPVMNHAVKIDLPRATNQPDEPKPQNISLSIDAGGKVFWNEEAIDSEQLTARIAEAAKKQPQPELHLRAARTTQYEKVAQVMAAAQSGGLSKIGFVTDPQAK, from the coding sequence ATGGCGATGGGTTCCCTGTCCGATTCGGACGACGACTTCAACCCGGAGATCAACACCACGCCGCTGGTCGACGTGATGCTGGTGCTGCTGATCATTTTCATCATCACCATTCCGGTCATGAACCATGCGGTCAAGATCGACCTGCCACGCGCCACCAACCAGCCGGATGAACCGAAACCGCAAAACATCAGCCTCTCGATCGATGCCGGCGGCAAGGTGTTCTGGAACGAGGAAGCGATCGACAGCGAGCAATTGACTGCGCGTATCGCTGAAGCTGCGAAGAAGCAGCCGCAGCCCGAATTGCACCTGCGCGCAGCACGTACGACGCAATATGAAAAGGTCGCGCAAGTCATGGCGGCAGCCCAGTCGGGCGGTCTGTCCAAGATCGGTTTCGTTACCGACCCGCAAGCGAAATAA
- a CDS encoding MotA/TolQ/ExbB proton channel family protein → MEVSPYGLESLWAQGDFVTKGVAVLLVAMSIASWYVIVTKALQLLRFRRASDAAGHAFWDTTSLPEGVATLGNDNPFAEVAKAGVTAMSHHTAHKGHLHDQLSVSDWVTLSLRQAIDEASGKLQTGMAVLASVGSTAPFVGLFGTVWGIYHALVSIGTAGQASIDKVAGPVGEALIMTALGLAVAIPATFGYNALVRGNKTTIAKLNKFGFDLHALFVTGARAATEDAETGATKSAKLTAVGRA, encoded by the coding sequence ATGGAAGTAAGTCCGTACGGATTGGAGAGCCTGTGGGCGCAAGGGGATTTCGTCACCAAAGGCGTGGCAGTACTGCTGGTGGCCATGTCGATTGCATCCTGGTATGTCATCGTCACCAAGGCGCTGCAGTTGTTGCGCTTCCGCCGGGCATCCGATGCAGCCGGCCACGCGTTCTGGGATACCACCAGCCTGCCTGAAGGCGTCGCCACACTCGGCAACGACAACCCGTTCGCCGAAGTCGCCAAGGCTGGTGTCACCGCAATGAGCCACCATACCGCCCACAAGGGTCACCTGCATGATCAGTTGTCGGTCAGCGACTGGGTGACGCTGTCGCTGCGCCAGGCCATCGACGAAGCATCGGGCAAACTGCAAACCGGCATGGCCGTATTGGCGTCGGTCGGCTCGACCGCGCCGTTCGTCGGCCTGTTCGGCACCGTCTGGGGCATTTACCATGCGCTGGTGTCGATCGGCACCGCCGGCCAGGCCAGCATCGACAAGGTCGCCGGCCCGGTCGGCGAAGCGCTGATCATGACGGCGCTGGGCCTGGCGGTTGCGATTCCGGCAACCTTCGGCTACAACGCCCTGGTGCGCGGCAACAAGACCACGATCGCCAAGCTGAACAAGTTCGGCTTCGACCTGCACGCCCTGTTCGTCACCGGCGCCCGCGCTGCTACCGAGGACGCCGAAACGGGCGCCACCAAAAGCGCCAAGCTGACGGCTGTCGGGAGAGCGTAA
- a CDS encoding energy transducer TonB, translated as MSSSSSNPVGAVWRQVKKIGPLGFIILLHIAFFYALQSGLIHQVASAIPKEVIATFITPERAPEPAPPKAPPAPPKAVPVVRKSVTPPPPIPVTQAPAPTAISAPPTPPQPAEPSPPAAAPAQAPASPPGPPPIKQITSGIEYIEPPRVNYPAASKRMGEEGVVQFRVLVNTGGKAEKVDIVKSSGSSRLDDEARRAVMRAVFKPYIEDGKAIAVSATGVINFKLDR; from the coding sequence ATGAGTAGCAGCTCGTCCAATCCCGTTGGCGCCGTGTGGCGCCAGGTCAAGAAGATCGGCCCGCTCGGCTTCATCATCCTGCTGCACATCGCCTTCTTCTATGCTCTGCAAAGCGGCCTGATCCATCAGGTCGCCAGCGCGATTCCGAAGGAAGTGATCGCCACCTTCATCACGCCTGAACGCGCCCCCGAACCCGCACCGCCGAAAGCACCGCCGGCACCGCCCAAGGCCGTTCCCGTGGTCAGGAAGTCGGTGACGCCACCGCCGCCGATCCCGGTTACGCAAGCGCCCGCACCGACTGCGATCAGCGCCCCGCCCACTCCACCGCAACCGGCCGAACCGTCGCCGCCCGCTGCCGCACCTGCGCAGGCGCCCGCATCGCCGCCGGGCCCGCCGCCGATCAAGCAGATTACCTCCGGCATCGAATACATCGAACCGCCACGCGTGAACTACCCTGCTGCGTCCAAACGCATGGGCGAAGAAGGCGTCGTACAATTCCGCGTACTGGTCAACACCGGCGGCAAAGCCGAGAAAGTCGACATCGTCAAGAGCTCGGGATCATCCCGCCTGGACGACGAAGCACGACGCGCAGTCATGCGTGCAGTGTTCAAACCCTACATCGAAGACGGCAAGGCGATAGCCGTGTCCGCCACCGGCGTCATCAATTTCAAGCTCGATCGCTAA
- a CDS encoding (2Fe-2S)-binding protein has protein sequence MIVCVCNNISEGKIHQAVNAGMTTMSELRKELGIGTSCGKCHTCAKHVLRECLSNSNQTRNSVQTLVFRANAMIA, from the coding sequence ATGATCGTATGTGTTTGTAACAACATTTCCGAAGGCAAGATTCATCAGGCAGTGAACGCAGGCATGACCACCATGTCCGAGCTTCGCAAGGAGCTCGGCATTGGCACCTCCTGCGGCAAGTGTCATACCTGCGCCAAGCATGTCCTCCGTGAATGTCTGAGCAATTCCAATCAAACACGCAACTCAGTGCAGACTCTGGTATTCCGTGCGAATGCCATGATTGCCTAA
- the hemP gene encoding hemin uptake protein HemP, with product MNQLIEHGTERRNKPATAANGSPITRIKSQDLFRQMRELEIDHGGRIYKLRLTQLNKLILTA from the coding sequence ATGAACCAACTGATCGAGCACGGAACCGAGCGTCGCAACAAACCAGCCACAGCTGCAAATGGCTCCCCCATTACTCGCATCAAGAGCCAGGATTTGTTCCGGCAAATGCGCGAGCTGGAAATCGACCATGGCGGTCGTATTTACAAACTGCGCCTGACGCAACTGAACAAATTGATTCTGACGGCGTAA